A genome region from Euphorbia lathyris chromosome 4, ddEupLath1.1, whole genome shotgun sequence includes the following:
- the LOC136226144 gene encoding putative disease resistance protein RGA4 isoform X2 → MLQALDGNMSGMTNIDAILNQLEISLQGKKFILVLDDVWNDAARGWDDLKRPLMKICGVNGNAIVVTTRSEEVASMVETSIEYRHKPGILSDEDCWSIIEKKVQYGHGGISAPLNSDLLAIGKEIAEKCRGVPLAAKVLGGTMALKKDKEAWLSIRNSTAFNASDNRDNIESILKLSFDHLPSSLKPCFAICSIFPKDYFVEKEELIQLWMAEGLLGTPNVDTGNEYFSYLLLNSFFQDIERNDYGDISKCKMHDLIHDLALSISKSETMMLVTSSVQIRHTNLIRRKPTPPFLTDGAKKLRTLFIENAFSVGLWKLKSLRTLILKVGPDRGGSIQELEFLNNLRGSLRIEYLEEVRDKDEAEKANLQKKTKLEALKFVWSTYGRESFGNDEEVLEGLQPHEAIKSLEIKDYLGERFPSWLWMMRIRSESNSSTILNNLVKLNLIDCSRCKELPRLGHLPYLEVLSIGGLDNVKYIVSEFYGNDQTLFPSLKSFEMMSMESLEEWKEPSGGDPGSEIVVFPCLKELIIWECHWLTKVPMKYLSSLESLDIRDCEELSNIFDEIHGFQSLRTLQISYCHGITRLPSEIRSCTSLQVLEISRCDKLTNVSQDLGNVNSLMKLNIRHCPRLSNFPEEILQRLVNFKLLEIGGFSEELVAFPYLN, encoded by the exons ATGTTGCAGGCGCTCGATGGGAACATGAGTGGAATGACCAATATTGATGCAATACTCAACCAACTTGAGATATCATTGCAGGGCAAAAAATTTATTCTTGTTCTTGATGACGTGTGGAATGATGCAGCTAGGGGCTGGGATGATTTGAAGAGGCCATTAATGAAAATTTGTGGAGTCAATGGAAATGCTATTGTTGTTACAACTCGTAGTGAGGAAGTGGCATCCATGGTTGAGACTTCTATTGAATATCGACATAAACCGGGGATCTTGTCTGATGAAGATTGTTGGTCTATAATTGAGAAAAAGGTACAATACGGGCATGGGGGAATATCAGCTCCCCTTAACTCGGACTTGTTGGCTATTGGAAAGGAGATTGCAGAGAAATGCAGAGGAGTGCCATTAGCAGCTAAAGTTCTGGGTGGGACAATGGCATTGAAAAAAGACAAGGAAGCTTGGTTATCAATTAGAAACAGCACTGCTTTTAATGCATCCGATAATAGGGATAACATCGAGTCTATTTTAAAGTTAAGTTTTGATCACTTGCCTTCATCTTTGAAGCCATGTTTTGCAATCTGTTCAATTTTTCCAAAAGATTACTTCGTTGAAAAAGAAGAATTAATTCAGCTATGGATGGCTGAGGGACTCCTTGGGACACCTAATGTAGATACAGGGAATGAATATTTCAGCTACTTGCTTCTGAATTCATTTTTCCAAGACATTGAGAGGAACGACTACGGTGATATTAGTAAATGCAAAATGCATGATCTAATACATGATCTTGCATTGTCTATTTCCAAGTCTGAAACAATGATGTTAGTAACTTCTTCAGTTCAGATCCGTCACACAAATCTCATTCGTAGGAAGCCTACACCGCCTTTTCTAACAGATGGTGCTAAGAAATTGCGTACTTTATTCATAGAAAATGCTTTCTCTGTTGGCTTATGGAAGTTGAAAAGTTTGCGGACTCTAATTTTAAAAG TAGGTCCTGATAGGGGAGGCAGCATTCAAGAGCTTGAATTCTTAAACAACTTAAGAGGGAGTTTAAGAATAGAGTATCTAGAAGAGGTGAGAGATAAAGATGAAGCGGAGAAAGCAAATCTGCAGAAGAAAACGAAACTAGAAGCCTTGAAATTTGTATGGAGTACTTATGGAAGAGAAAGTTTCGGAAACGATGAGGAAGTGTTGGAAGGTCTCCAGCCTCACGAAGCGATAAAAAGCTTAGAAATTAAGGATTATTTAGGTGAAAGATTCCCCTCATGGTTATGGATGATGAGAATTCGGAGTGAAAGCAATTCTTCAACCATACTCAATAATTTGGTGAAGCTGAATTTGATTGACTGCAGCCGCTGTAAAGAATTACCAAGGCTTGGACATCTTCCTTATCTTGAAGTACTTAGTATAGGAGGATTGGATAATGTCAAATACATAGTGAGTGAGTTCTATGGCAATGATCAGACACTGTTTCCATCGTTAAAATCGTTCGAGATGATGTCAATGGAGAGTTTAGAAGAATGGAAGGAGCCATCAGGAGGTGATCCGGGAAGCGAAATAGTCGTATTTCCTTGCCTTAAGGAATTGATAATTTGGGAATGTCATTGGTTAACAAAAGTTCCTATGAAGTATCTTTCCTCACTTGAAAGCTTGGATATCAGGGATTGTGAAGAACTGAGTAACATATTTGATGAAATCCATGGATTCCAGTCTCTAAGAACTTTGCAGATCAGTTATTGTCATGGAATAACTCGTCTTCCAAGTGAGATACGATCCTGCACTTCTCTACAAGTCTTGGAGATAAGCCGTTGTGATAAACTGACAAACGTTTCCCAAGATTTAGGGAATGTGAATTCTCTTATGAAGCTAAATATAAGACATTGTCCAAGACTGAGTAATTTTCCAGAGGAAATACTACAAAGGCTCGTCAACTTCAAGCTACTCGAAATCGGTGGTTTCTCAGAGGAGTTGGTGGCATTCCCTTATCTGAATTAA
- the LOC136226144 gene encoding putative disease resistance protein RGA3 isoform X1 translates to MLQALDGNMSGMTNIDAILNQLEISLQGKKFILVLDDVWNDAARGWDDLKRPLMKICGVNGNAIVVTTRSEEVASMVETSIEYRHKPGILSDEDCWSIIEKKVQYGHGGISAPLNSDLLAIGKEIAEKCRGVPLAAKVLGGTMALKKDKEAWLSIRNSTAFNASDNRDNIESILKLSFDHLPSSLKPCFAICSIFPKDYFVEKEELIQLWMAEGLLGTPNVDTGNEYFSYLLLNSFFQDIERNDYGDISKCKMHDLIHDLALSISKSETMMLVTSSVQIRHTNLIRRKPTPPFLTDGAKKLRTLFIENAFSVGLWKLKSLRTLILKGNDVEEFPSSIGKLKHLRYLDVSHTNMKALPESITKLYNLQTLRFEECISLTELPKNKMFNLLSLRHIHFSYDFQMPSMVGRLTCLETLPLFAVGPDRGGSIQELEFLNNLRGSLRIEYLEEVRDKDEAEKANLQKKTKLEALKFVWSTYGRESFGNDEEVLEGLQPHEAIKSLEIKDYLGERFPSWLWMMRIRSESNSSTILNNLVKLNLIDCSRCKELPRLGHLPYLEVLSIGGLDNVKYIVSEFYGNDQTLFPSLKSFEMMSMESLEEWKEPSGGDPGSEIVVFPCLKELIIWECHWLTKVPMKYLSSLESLDIRDCEELSNIFDEIHGFQSLRTLQISYCHGITRLPSEIRSCTSLQVLEISRCDKLTNVSQDLGNVNSLMKLNIRHCPRLSNFPEEILQRLVNFKLLEIGGFSEELVAFPYLN, encoded by the coding sequence ATGTTGCAGGCGCTCGATGGGAACATGAGTGGAATGACCAATATTGATGCAATACTCAACCAACTTGAGATATCATTGCAGGGCAAAAAATTTATTCTTGTTCTTGATGACGTGTGGAATGATGCAGCTAGGGGCTGGGATGATTTGAAGAGGCCATTAATGAAAATTTGTGGAGTCAATGGAAATGCTATTGTTGTTACAACTCGTAGTGAGGAAGTGGCATCCATGGTTGAGACTTCTATTGAATATCGACATAAACCGGGGATCTTGTCTGATGAAGATTGTTGGTCTATAATTGAGAAAAAGGTACAATACGGGCATGGGGGAATATCAGCTCCCCTTAACTCGGACTTGTTGGCTATTGGAAAGGAGATTGCAGAGAAATGCAGAGGAGTGCCATTAGCAGCTAAAGTTCTGGGTGGGACAATGGCATTGAAAAAAGACAAGGAAGCTTGGTTATCAATTAGAAACAGCACTGCTTTTAATGCATCCGATAATAGGGATAACATCGAGTCTATTTTAAAGTTAAGTTTTGATCACTTGCCTTCATCTTTGAAGCCATGTTTTGCAATCTGTTCAATTTTTCCAAAAGATTACTTCGTTGAAAAAGAAGAATTAATTCAGCTATGGATGGCTGAGGGACTCCTTGGGACACCTAATGTAGATACAGGGAATGAATATTTCAGCTACTTGCTTCTGAATTCATTTTTCCAAGACATTGAGAGGAACGACTACGGTGATATTAGTAAATGCAAAATGCATGATCTAATACATGATCTTGCATTGTCTATTTCCAAGTCTGAAACAATGATGTTAGTAACTTCTTCAGTTCAGATCCGTCACACAAATCTCATTCGTAGGAAGCCTACACCGCCTTTTCTAACAGATGGTGCTAAGAAATTGCGTACTTTATTCATAGAAAATGCTTTCTCTGTTGGCTTATGGAAGTTGAAAAGTTTGCGGACTCTAATTTTAAAAGGTAATGATGTTGAAGAGTTTCCATCTTCAATAGGCAAGTTGAAACATTTGAGATACCTTGATGTCTCGCATACAAATATGAAAGCATTGCCGGAATCTATCACCAAGCTTTACAATCTTCAAACTTTGAGATTTGAGGAGTGCATATCACTCACGGAGCTCCCTAAGAATAAAATGTTCAACCTGTTGAGCTTAAGACATATTCATTTTTCTTATGATTTCCAGATGCCATCCATGGTGGGAAGGTTAACATGTCTTGAAACATTGCCACTTTTTGCAGTAGGTCCTGATAGGGGAGGCAGCATTCAAGAGCTTGAATTCTTAAACAACTTAAGAGGGAGTTTAAGAATAGAGTATCTAGAAGAGGTGAGAGATAAAGATGAAGCGGAGAAAGCAAATCTGCAGAAGAAAACGAAACTAGAAGCCTTGAAATTTGTATGGAGTACTTATGGAAGAGAAAGTTTCGGAAACGATGAGGAAGTGTTGGAAGGTCTCCAGCCTCACGAAGCGATAAAAAGCTTAGAAATTAAGGATTATTTAGGTGAAAGATTCCCCTCATGGTTATGGATGATGAGAATTCGGAGTGAAAGCAATTCTTCAACCATACTCAATAATTTGGTGAAGCTGAATTTGATTGACTGCAGCCGCTGTAAAGAATTACCAAGGCTTGGACATCTTCCTTATCTTGAAGTACTTAGTATAGGAGGATTGGATAATGTCAAATACATAGTGAGTGAGTTCTATGGCAATGATCAGACACTGTTTCCATCGTTAAAATCGTTCGAGATGATGTCAATGGAGAGTTTAGAAGAATGGAAGGAGCCATCAGGAGGTGATCCGGGAAGCGAAATAGTCGTATTTCCTTGCCTTAAGGAATTGATAATTTGGGAATGTCATTGGTTAACAAAAGTTCCTATGAAGTATCTTTCCTCACTTGAAAGCTTGGATATCAGGGATTGTGAAGAACTGAGTAACATATTTGATGAAATCCATGGATTCCAGTCTCTAAGAACTTTGCAGATCAGTTATTGTCATGGAATAACTCGTCTTCCAAGTGAGATACGATCCTGCACTTCTCTACAAGTCTTGGAGATAAGCCGTTGTGATAAACTGACAAACGTTTCCCAAGATTTAGGGAATGTGAATTCTCTTATGAAGCTAAATATAAGACATTGTCCAAGACTGAGTAATTTTCCAGAGGAAATACTACAAAGGCTCGTCAACTTCAAGCTACTCGAAATCGGTGGTTTCTCAGAGGAGTTGGTGGCATTCCCTTATCTGAATTAA